One stretch of Centroberyx gerrardi isolate f3 chromosome 13, fCenGer3.hap1.cur.20231027, whole genome shotgun sequence DNA includes these proteins:
- the fcer1gl gene encoding Fc receptor, IgE, high affinity I, gamma polypeptide like isoform X2, which yields MLRGSLIAALLMMNLTCAEAFEDKNICYILDGILIMYGIVLTVLYCRLRMHPVSIKPAVQPEKQPYDGGIYAGLTPHSMDTYETIRVEKKPIV from the exons ATGCTGCGGGGATCTCTCATCGCCGCGCTTCTGATGATGAACCTCACCTGCGCTG AGGCCTTTGAGGACAAGAACATATGCTACATCCTGGACGGGATTCTCATCATGTACGGCATCGTTCTCACCGTCTTGTACTGCAGACTGAGG ATGCATCCAGTCTCCATCAAGCCTGCTGTCCAGCCTGAG AAGCAGCCGTATGACGGGGGCATCTATGCG gGTCTGACCCCCCACAGTATGGACACATATGAGACCATCAGAGTAGAGAAAAAGCCCATTGTGTGA
- the fcer1gl gene encoding Fc receptor, IgE, high affinity I, gamma polypeptide like isoform X1 → MLRGSLIAALLMMNLTCAEAFEDKNICYILDGILIMYGIVLTVLYCRLRMHPVSIKPAVQPEKQPYDGGIYAVRHLILMLKKTFKMAHGGKARACRTAEGSDPPQYGHI, encoded by the exons ATGCTGCGGGGATCTCTCATCGCCGCGCTTCTGATGATGAACCTCACCTGCGCTG AGGCCTTTGAGGACAAGAACATATGCTACATCCTGGACGGGATTCTCATCATGTACGGCATCGTTCTCACCGTCTTGTACTGCAGACTGAGG ATGCATCCAGTCTCCATCAAGCCTGCTGTCCAGCCTGAG AAGCAGCCGTATGACGGGGGCATCTATGCGGTGAGACATCTCATTCTAATGcttaaaaagacatttaaaatgGCACATGGTGGAAAAGCGAGGGCTTGCCGCACGGCGGAGG gGTCTGACCCCCCACAGTATGGACACATATGA
- the nectin4b gene encoding nectin-4 isoform X2 translates to MKLAGQRAECLALLWVFAVCVQAVFVEPPQPVTSLRSLAESETRLPCRYQVEAGQKVVQVTWYKELPDGTKEQMITAHYSEGHTEFGRYSGRVRFESGRPTENSALLIPTTEESDEGSYTCHISTFPHGNFETHITLTVWILPISSLEPVVLVEGQSFRVAASCRAVGRPPPRLSWDTDLPGQSQNRTLEGGTVSSYYSLHPLRSMNGRRLDCLVWHPGLEQPRRLSNQLVVQYPPDATISPSKGDWFVGVKNAELSCDSGGYPKPQNITWTRRGGALPDGASVIGGKLVFGRALLRNDSGVYECVVKNNVGAGRTEYTLTVAEDSRLTQSTDNLLLIIIGSAAGALVMIMVIIILLVNRYHRHRNKKLEMELSERTEEIITLSRQTSSRRLNSVSTDPRLQAEDYALLRVDSRIKNSQMSLERPIYKGSQSTLCGKWGAPGGVEVDELGRPVIWHDSIEGLRGAEMDREREERRRRVESYLKSSNMSLDSGLPSSLVPLKPQQEDGVGPREADLGHLRERRTAGEEEEEEWGPAPSLPEGDEDDGDSSTYQISEALTNHFYYSNGVLRPKLHSNAILLHPRGQVL, encoded by the exons ATGAAGCTGGCCGGGCAAAGGGCAGAGTGTCTGGCACTACTCTGGGTATTTG ctgtgtgtgtgcaggcggtGTTCGTGGAGCCGCCGCAGCCCGTCACCTCCCTCCGCTCCCTGGCGGAGAGCGAGACCAGGCTCCCCTGCCGCTACCAGGTGGAGGCGGGGCAGAAGGTGGTGCAGGTGACCTGGTATAAGGAGCTGCCGGACGGCACCAAGGAGCAGATGATCACCGCCCACTACTCAGAGGGACACACAG AGTTCGGGCGGTActcgggccgggtgaggtttgaGAGCGGCAGGCCCACGGAGAACTCGGCCCTGCTCATCCCCACCACGGAGGAGTCGGACGAGGGAAGCTACACCTGCCACATCTCCACCTTCCCCCATGGAAACTTTGAGACGCACATCACACTCACCGTCTGGA TTCTACCTATCTCCTCCCTGGAGCCCGTGGTCCTGGTGGAGGGCCAGTCGTTCCGCGTGGCCGCCTCCTGCCGGGCCGTGGGCCGCCCGCCTCCCCGTCTCTCCTGGGACACCGACCTGCCCGGCCAGTCCCAGAACCGCACCTTGGAGGGCGGGACCGTGTCCAGCTACTactccctccaccccctgcGCAGCATGAATGGGAGGCGGCTGGACTGCCTGGTGTGGCACCCGGGCCTGGAGCAGCCGCGCCGGCTGTCCAACCAACTGgtggtccagt atcCCCCAGATGCCACCATCTCCCCCAGCAAAGGGGACTGGTTTGTGGGTGTGAAGAACGCTGAGCTCAGCTGCGACAGCGGAGGATACCCCAAACCTCAGAACATCACCTGGACACG gagaggaggagctcTGCCGGACGGGGCGTCTGTGATTGGAGGAAAGCTGGTTTTTGGGCGGGCCCTCCTCAGGAATGACAGTGGGGTCTATGAGTGTGTGGTCAAGAACAATGTGGGAGCGGGGAGAACAGAATATACCTTGACAGTAGCAG AGGATTCTCGTCTTACGCAGTCCACTGACAACCTGTTGCTGATCATCATTGGCTCTGCAGCCGGGGCTTTGGTCATGATCATGGTCATCATCATCCTGCTGGTCAACCGCTACCATcgacacagaaacaaaaagctgGAGATGGAGCTGAGCGAAAGAAC ggAGGAAATTATCACCCTCTCCAGACAAACGTCGTCCAGGAGGCTGAACTCCGTCAGCACAGACCCCAGACTGCAG GCTGAAGACTATGCTTTGCTCAGAGTCGACAGCCGAATAAAAAACAGCCAAATGTCTCTG GAGCGTCCCATCTACAAAGGCAGCCAGTCCACTCTGTGCGGAAAGTGGGGGGCTccgggaggggtggaggtggacgAGCTGGGACGTCCCGTCATCTGGCATGACAGCATAGAGGGCCTGAGAGGagcagagatggacagagagagggaggagcgcaggaggagggtggagtCGTACCTGAAGAGCAGCAACATGTCGCTG GACTCGGGTCTGCCCTCCTCCCTGGTCCCTCTGAAGCCCCAGCAGGAAGACGGCGTCGGGCCCAGAGAGGCGGACCTGGGCCACCTCAGGGAGCGGCGGAcagcgggggaggaggaggaggaggagtggggtcCCGCCCCGTCGCTACCGGAGGGAGACGAGGACGACGGCGACAGCAGCACCTACCAGATCTCCGAGGCGCTCACCAACCACTTCTACTACAGCAACGGCGTCCTCAGGCCCAAGCTGCACTCCAACGCCATCCTGCTGCACCCCAGGGGGCAGGTCCTCTAG
- the nectin4b gene encoding nectin-4 isoform X1, whose product MKLAGQRAECLALLWVFAVCVQAVFVEPPQPVTSLRSLAESETRLPCRYQVEAGQKVVQVTWYKELPDGTKEQMITAHYSEGHTEFGRYSGRVRFESGRPTENSALLIPTTEESDEGSYTCHISTFPHGNFETHITLTVWILPISSLEPVVLVEGQSFRVAASCRAVGRPPPRLSWDTDLPGQSQNRTLEGGTVSSYYSLHPLRSMNGRRLDCLVWHPGLEQPRRLSNQLVVQYPPDATISPSKGDWFVGVKNAELSCDSGGYPKPQNITWTRRGGALPDGASVIGGKLVFGRALLRNDSGVYECVVKNNVGAGRTEYTLTVAEGGKERTDTWSQEMKDSRLTQSTDNLLLIIIGSAAGALVMIMVIIILLVNRYHRHRNKKLEMELSERTEEIITLSRQTSSRRLNSVSTDPRLQAEDYALLRVDSRIKNSQMSLERPIYKGSQSTLCGKWGAPGGVEVDELGRPVIWHDSIEGLRGAEMDREREERRRRVESYLKSSNMSLDSGLPSSLVPLKPQQEDGVGPREADLGHLRERRTAGEEEEEEWGPAPSLPEGDEDDGDSSTYQISEALTNHFYYSNGVLRPKLHSNAILLHPRGQVL is encoded by the exons ATGAAGCTGGCCGGGCAAAGGGCAGAGTGTCTGGCACTACTCTGGGTATTTG ctgtgtgtgtgcaggcggtGTTCGTGGAGCCGCCGCAGCCCGTCACCTCCCTCCGCTCCCTGGCGGAGAGCGAGACCAGGCTCCCCTGCCGCTACCAGGTGGAGGCGGGGCAGAAGGTGGTGCAGGTGACCTGGTATAAGGAGCTGCCGGACGGCACCAAGGAGCAGATGATCACCGCCCACTACTCAGAGGGACACACAG AGTTCGGGCGGTActcgggccgggtgaggtttgaGAGCGGCAGGCCCACGGAGAACTCGGCCCTGCTCATCCCCACCACGGAGGAGTCGGACGAGGGAAGCTACACCTGCCACATCTCCACCTTCCCCCATGGAAACTTTGAGACGCACATCACACTCACCGTCTGGA TTCTACCTATCTCCTCCCTGGAGCCCGTGGTCCTGGTGGAGGGCCAGTCGTTCCGCGTGGCCGCCTCCTGCCGGGCCGTGGGCCGCCCGCCTCCCCGTCTCTCCTGGGACACCGACCTGCCCGGCCAGTCCCAGAACCGCACCTTGGAGGGCGGGACCGTGTCCAGCTACTactccctccaccccctgcGCAGCATGAATGGGAGGCGGCTGGACTGCCTGGTGTGGCACCCGGGCCTGGAGCAGCCGCGCCGGCTGTCCAACCAACTGgtggtccagt atcCCCCAGATGCCACCATCTCCCCCAGCAAAGGGGACTGGTTTGTGGGTGTGAAGAACGCTGAGCTCAGCTGCGACAGCGGAGGATACCCCAAACCTCAGAACATCACCTGGACACG gagaggaggagctcTGCCGGACGGGGCGTCTGTGATTGGAGGAAAGCTGGTTTTTGGGCGGGCCCTCCTCAGGAATGACAGTGGGGTCTATGAGTGTGTGGTCAAGAACAATGTGGGAGCGGGGAGAACAGAATATACCTTGACAGTAGCAG aaggaggcaaggagaggaCGGATACATGGAGTCAAGAAATGA AGGATTCTCGTCTTACGCAGTCCACTGACAACCTGTTGCTGATCATCATTGGCTCTGCAGCCGGGGCTTTGGTCATGATCATGGTCATCATCATCCTGCTGGTCAACCGCTACCATcgacacagaaacaaaaagctgGAGATGGAGCTGAGCGAAAGAAC ggAGGAAATTATCACCCTCTCCAGACAAACGTCGTCCAGGAGGCTGAACTCCGTCAGCACAGACCCCAGACTGCAG GCTGAAGACTATGCTTTGCTCAGAGTCGACAGCCGAATAAAAAACAGCCAAATGTCTCTG GAGCGTCCCATCTACAAAGGCAGCCAGTCCACTCTGTGCGGAAAGTGGGGGGCTccgggaggggtggaggtggacgAGCTGGGACGTCCCGTCATCTGGCATGACAGCATAGAGGGCCTGAGAGGagcagagatggacagagagagggaggagcgcaggaggagggtggagtCGTACCTGAAGAGCAGCAACATGTCGCTG GACTCGGGTCTGCCCTCCTCCCTGGTCCCTCTGAAGCCCCAGCAGGAAGACGGCGTCGGGCCCAGAGAGGCGGACCTGGGCCACCTCAGGGAGCGGCGGAcagcgggggaggaggaggaggaggagtggggtcCCGCCCCGTCGCTACCGGAGGGAGACGAGGACGACGGCGACAGCAGCACCTACCAGATCTCCGAGGCGCTCACCAACCACTTCTACTACAGCAACGGCGTCCTCAGGCCCAAGCTGCACTCCAACGCCATCCTGCTGCACCCCAGGGGGCAGGTCCTCTAG